In Streptomyces capitiformicae, one genomic interval encodes:
- a CDS encoding UDP-glucuronic acid decarboxylase family protein → MRVVVSGGSGFLGSHLCEALLRRGDSVRCLDNFSSGRSANIAHLLREPGFDCTACDVTVPFRSSGDVDAVVHLASPASPFDYGRLPLETLATGSRGTENLLRLAVRHSARFVLASTSEVYGDPQMHPQDEDYWGNVNPIGPRSVYDEAKRFAEALSMAYRRSQGADVGIVRIFNTYGPRMRAQDGRVVSSFIRQALEEEPLTVFGDGSQTRSFCYVDDMVRGLLAMIDSQLPGPFNLGNPTERTVRELAELVLSITGSDSELRFLPLPVDDPVRRRPVITRAGQGLGWHPRVPLEEGLRHTVDWFLSQPDTLVRPRERSRVGRPS, encoded by the coding sequence ATGCGTGTCGTCGTATCCGGTGGAAGCGGCTTCCTGGGATCGCATCTGTGCGAAGCGCTGCTCCGCAGAGGCGACAGCGTGCGCTGCCTGGACAACTTCTCCTCCGGCCGATCGGCCAACATCGCCCATCTCCTGCGCGAGCCCGGCTTCGACTGCACGGCCTGCGATGTCACGGTCCCCTTCAGGTCCTCCGGGGACGTGGACGCCGTCGTACATCTCGCGAGTCCCGCGTCGCCGTTCGACTATGGCCGTCTTCCGCTGGAGACGCTGGCCACCGGCAGCCGGGGTACGGAGAACCTGCTGCGGCTGGCCGTCCGGCACAGCGCGCGTTTCGTCCTGGCGTCCACCAGCGAGGTCTACGGCGACCCCCAGATGCATCCCCAGGACGAGGACTACTGGGGGAACGTCAATCCCATCGGACCCCGCAGCGTCTACGACGAGGCCAAGCGCTTCGCCGAGGCCCTCTCCATGGCGTACCGGCGCAGCCAGGGGGCCGATGTCGGGATCGTCCGGATCTTCAACACATACGGTCCCCGTATGCGTGCGCAGGACGGCCGGGTGGTCTCCAGCTTCATCAGACAGGCGCTGGAAGAGGAACCCCTGACCGTGTTCGGCGACGGCAGCCAGACCCGGAGTTTCTGCTACGTCGACGACATGGTCCGCGGCCTGCTGGCCATGATCGATTCCCAACTGCCGGGCCCGTTCAACCTCGGCAATCCGACGGAGCGGACGGTGCGGGAGCTCGCCGAACTGGTGCTGTCGATCACCGGATCGGACAGCGAGCTGCGCTTCCTTCCGCTGCCCGTCGACGATCCCGTCCGGCGACGTCCCGTGATCACCCGTGCCGGCCAAGGGCTCGGCTGGCATCCGCGGGTGCCCCTGGAAGAAGGGCTGCGGCACACCGTCGACTGGTTCCTGTCGCAGCCGGACACGCTCGTACGACCCCGGGAGCGATCCCGAGTGGGGCGGCCATCATGA
- a CDS encoding glucose-1-phosphate thymidylyltransferase: MKALVLCGGAGTRLRPITHTSAKQLVPVANKPVLFYGLEAIAAAGVTQTGIVVGDTEREIREAVGDGSRFGLDVTYLPQEAPLGLAHAVLISRDFLADDDFVMYLGDNFIVGGISGVVDDFRRERPDAAILLTRVPEPTSFGIAELDAAGRVVGLEEKPQRPKSDLALVGVYLFSPTVHAAVRAIGPSRRGELEITDALQWLIETGHDVRSTTISGYWKDTGNVTDMLEVNRSVLETVEPGIDGSVDGASEIIGRVRIEDGAKVFGSRVVGPAVIGAGTVIADSYVGPFTSIAEDCRIEESEIEYSIVLRRASIVGMRRIEVSLIGHNVEVTPAPRTPSVHRLVLGDHSKVQIPS; encoded by the coding sequence ATGAAAGCACTCGTACTGTGCGGGGGAGCGGGCACCCGGCTCCGTCCGATCACTCACACCTCGGCGAAGCAACTGGTGCCGGTAGCCAACAAACCGGTGCTGTTCTACGGCCTGGAGGCCATCGCCGCCGCCGGTGTCACGCAGACCGGCATCGTGGTGGGAGACACCGAGCGGGAGATCCGTGAGGCGGTCGGCGACGGTTCCCGGTTCGGGCTGGACGTGACCTACCTGCCGCAGGAGGCCCCCCTCGGGCTCGCCCATGCCGTCCTGATCTCCCGGGACTTCCTGGCCGACGACGACTTCGTGATGTACCTCGGCGACAACTTCATCGTCGGAGGGATCTCCGGCGTGGTCGACGACTTCCGCCGTGAGCGGCCCGACGCGGCGATCCTGCTGACCCGGGTGCCCGAACCCACTTCCTTCGGGATCGCCGAACTCGACGCGGCGGGCCGCGTGGTGGGACTCGAGGAGAAACCGCAGCGGCCCAAGAGCGATCTGGCACTGGTCGGCGTCTATCTCTTCTCTCCCACCGTGCACGCGGCCGTACGGGCCATCGGGCCGTCCCGGCGCGGCGAGCTGGAGATCACGGACGCCCTGCAGTGGCTGATCGAGACGGGCCATGACGTGCGTTCCACGACGATCTCCGGGTACTGGAAGGACACGGGGAACGTCACCGACATGCTGGAGGTGAACCGCTCCGTCCTGGAAACGGTCGAACCGGGGATCGACGGCAGCGTGGACGGGGCGAGTGAGATCATCGGCCGCGTCAGGATCGAGGACGGCGCCAAGGTGTTCGGCAGCCGTGTCGTCGGCCCGGCCGTCATCGGTGCCGGCACCGTGATCGCCGACTCCTACGTCGGACCGTTCACCTCGATCGCCGAGGACTGCCGTATCGAGGAGAGCGAGATCGAGTACTCGATCGTGCTGCGGCGGGCGTCCATCGTCGGCATGCGCAGGATCGAGGTCTCGCTGATCGGCCACAACGTCGAGGTGACCCCCGCCCCCCGCACACCCTCCGTGCACCGGCTGGTGCTCG